In Sphingobacterium sp. R2, the genomic stretch GCCCCTTTACATGACGCATCATGCATGATGACAGAAATTCCAAAACTTGGAGCTTCGCTCAAACGGGTATTCCGCTGAATAATCGTATCAAAAACCAAATCCGTGAAATGTGTTTTTACTTCCTCGACCACCTGATTCGATAGCCGCAAACGGACATCGTACATGGTTAACAAAATGCCTTCAATCTCCAAGCTCGTATTTAAACGATTTTGAACGATCTTAATCGTGTTTAATAATTTACCAAGACCCTCTAAAGCAAAGTATTCGCATTGCACAGGAATGATGACAGAGTCCGAAGCAGACAGTGCATTGATTGTAATTAAGCCCAAAGAAGGCGAACAGTCAATGATAATAAAATCATAATCGTGTTTCACCTGATCCAAGATTTTTTTCATCTTGT encodes the following:
- a CDS encoding ParA family protein → MGKVIAIANQKGGVGKTTTSINLAASLAVLEYKTLLVDADPQANSTSGIGFDPRTITASVYECLVNDLDPREAIQSTETPNLDLLPAHIDLVGAEIEMINMHEREYKMKKILDQVKHDYDFIIIDCSPSLGLITINALSASDSVIIPVQCEYFALEGLGKLLNTIKIVQNRLNTSLEIEGILLTMYDVRLRLSNQVVEEVKTHFTDLVFDTIIQRNTRLSEAPSFGISVIMHDASCKGAINYLNLAREILQKNGHFSEMNKTVTA